The following are encoded together in the Thalassomonas haliotis genome:
- a CDS encoding translocation/assembly module TamB domain-containing protein has product MSRTVKGLNLLLTLLMICSLLVLSWLITSESGLQWLVNRVNSQQAQLKLGQASGTLNSGVRLTALHWRQGERQLKADGLELQCRWLMLIYRRLECERITIGAIEYTGGFDAAPWPRDAKLPDLPVFELPFSASIGKLALDAFHYRELERTGQTVKDYRLSQLKAAKLALQSRELTLKSLQLNMLGHRLTLAGKLQLAKQWRHQLALSLSGPELELSLRSGGEIASSSTLAVSFNSPAALTLKSDWRWQQGLQLSEGLIRAQQQPITWRQKKAFLDTLAVKFNLAWPKLTAQGALTADMPWLSTFSLDTETIIANVLNWQAEADIQLQLAAKLDDRQVKKIAGPWLPSPSEQHQGQASWPVSAQLQANVLDGIFTLKSVHADIGELAATASGQFALPSPLTQDFSLKGKLQAGTFTALDGVKADKLALSWQLNRQQQEWHLASQGNIGFLAFGDFSAENLDWALDFNRHWQGRLGAQSLRHNGLTIKHPGLTVSGEAKRHKVKFSAETAENQALALAFDGELTAPLWQSKPSPANKPFWLLTNIEANLPLVQNAVAVTGQQAQVSAEKLAIKHLCLSGQGRLCLSGDYSRDAWQLDASFRHWRIAPVIREAKAWLASSIPSFDGELDGEINGQMMLAGTGGQIKAAAADLDIPALTLATPAIGLKWRQLAIKSRQGQELTAVWQGHGALLNSSDWQSQLEAPSGELSLTFSPDKALTLALKQTDIKWFLPTPVNGGADSAAWHAIRIPRLHFDSILTDEQVKGRLDLRLPDEDHIKAQFTGQWPLTDLSAITGTLAVNLHQFDWLKDRQGRLDQVEMHLQQKFAVSGTWQQPRLDGSGVLDIKRLVIDEWGIDINNSQVTLNSRQDQLSLSGKLHHRQGALTLSGKSSLAAPFSAELALEGQEVSLNSSQDHQLVVSPQLQLHYQQQHLDVKGKIAIEQADIIVTGLLDRAVAVSEDQQLVGEPADTVSPYGYQLDIKLVAGDKVRIRGLGLKSGITGMLTAQAQTGQPPALYGQLDLTGGKFEVYKQTLDIVRGQLLFLGAADNPGIQFQATRNIDDLTVGVIVDGTANKPRLRLFSSPAMAQENVLSLLITGRAIGSLSQNEGSALANAAIGLGIEGANKLVQKIGDQLGIDSLWLSSKHVGNGTRVDIGAKINSRLNVRYGTGIDADNDIEAGWIIEYRLSPGISLEAISGDEISTSINYKKQFGGTKDKQEK; this is encoded by the coding sequence GTGAGCCGTACTGTCAAAGGTCTGAACCTGTTATTGACGCTATTGATGATTTGCTCGTTATTGGTGCTCTCCTGGCTGATCACAAGCGAATCCGGGCTGCAATGGCTGGTCAACCGGGTCAATAGCCAGCAGGCGCAGCTCAAACTGGGCCAGGCAAGCGGCACCCTGAACTCAGGTGTTCGGCTGACAGCCTTGCACTGGCGTCAGGGGGAGCGGCAGCTTAAGGCCGACGGGCTTGAGTTGCAGTGCCGTTGGCTGATGTTGATATATCGCCGGCTGGAGTGTGAGCGTATTACCATAGGCGCCATTGAATATACCGGGGGTTTTGATGCCGCCCCTTGGCCGCGGGATGCCAAGCTGCCGGATTTGCCGGTATTTGAGTTGCCTTTTTCGGCGAGCATAGGAAAATTAGCCCTGGACGCCTTTCATTACCGCGAGCTTGAACGGACAGGGCAAACGGTGAAGGACTACCGGCTATCGCAGCTAAAAGCAGCAAAGCTTGCGCTGCAAAGTCGCGAATTAACCCTGAAAAGTTTGCAGCTAAACATGCTTGGGCACCGGCTGACGCTTGCCGGTAAACTCCAACTGGCAAAGCAGTGGCGGCATCAACTGGCCTTGTCCCTTAGCGGGCCAGAGTTGGAGTTATCGCTGCGCTCAGGGGGGGAAATAGCCTCGTCATCGACATTGGCTGTAAGCTTTAATTCGCCCGCCGCCTTAACCCTGAAATCCGATTGGCGCTGGCAACAGGGCTTACAGCTAAGTGAAGGCCTGATCCGCGCTCAACAGCAGCCGATAACCTGGCGCCAGAAAAAGGCTTTTCTTGATACGCTGGCGGTAAAATTTAACCTGGCCTGGCCGAAACTCACCGCCCAAGGCGCACTTACCGCCGATATGCCCTGGCTTTCAACATTCAGCCTCGATACCGAAACGATCATTGCCAATGTCCTGAACTGGCAGGCTGAGGCAGATATCCAGCTGCAGCTGGCGGCTAAGCTTGACGACCGGCAAGTCAAAAAAATCGCCGGGCCATGGCTGCCGTCGCCCTCAGAGCAGCATCAAGGGCAGGCGTCCTGGCCGGTATCGGCGCAGTTGCAGGCCAATGTCCTTGATGGCATCTTCACCCTAAAGAGCGTACACGCCGACATCGGCGAGCTGGCGGCCACCGCGTCGGGGCAGTTTGCGCTGCCTTCGCCGCTAACGCAGGACTTTTCCCTCAAAGGCAAATTGCAGGCTGGAACTTTCACCGCCCTTGACGGGGTTAAGGCCGACAAACTTGCCCTTAGCTGGCAACTGAACCGTCAGCAGCAGGAATGGCACCTGGCCAGCCAGGGCAATATCGGGTTTTTGGCGTTTGGCGATTTCAGCGCTGAAAACCTTGACTGGGCGCTTGATTTTAACCGTCACTGGCAGGGACGGCTGGGGGCGCAATCGCTACGCCATAACGGACTGACGATAAAGCATCCCGGGTTAACTGTTAGCGGCGAAGCCAAACGCCACAAGGTAAAGTTCAGCGCCGAGACCGCGGAAAATCAAGCCCTTGCCCTGGCCTTTGACGGAGAGTTAACGGCGCCGCTGTGGCAAAGCAAACCGTCACCGGCAAACAAGCCTTTCTGGCTGTTAACCAATATCGAAGCGAATCTCCCGCTGGTGCAAAACGCGGTTGCCGTTACCGGGCAGCAGGCACAAGTCTCGGCTGAAAAGCTGGCGATAAAGCATTTATGCCTCAGCGGCCAAGGGCGTTTATGTCTCAGCGGCGATTATTCCCGGGACGCATGGCAGCTGGACGCCAGTTTCCGCCACTGGCGCATTGCGCCGGTTATTCGCGAGGCAAAAGCCTGGTTGGCATCGTCCATACCCTCTTTTGACGGTGAGCTTGACGGTGAAATTAACGGTCAGATGATGTTGGCGGGAACCGGCGGCCAGATAAAAGCTGCGGCTGCCGATCTTGATATTCCGGCATTAACGCTTGCTACGCCTGCAATCGGACTCAAGTGGCGGCAACTGGCCATAAAAAGCCGGCAGGGGCAGGAGTTAACCGCCGTTTGGCAGGGGCATGGCGCTTTGCTGAACAGTTCCGACTGGCAATCTCAGCTGGAGGCGCCAAGCGGTGAGCTGTCGCTGACATTTTCGCCGGATAAAGCGCTCACTCTTGCCTTAAAGCAAACGGACATCAAGTGGTTTTTACCTACGCCCGTTAACGGCGGTGCGGACTCTGCTGCCTGGCATGCTATTCGTATCCCGCGGCTGCACTTTGACAGTATTTTGACCGACGAGCAAGTCAAGGGCCGGCTTGATCTGCGTTTGCCGGATGAAGATCACATCAAGGCGCAATTCACCGGGCAATGGCCGCTAACGGATTTATCGGCAATAACCGGGACACTGGCGGTAAATCTGCATCAGTTTGACTGGCTCAAGGACAGGCAAGGGCGACTTGATCAAGTCGAGATGCACCTGCAGCAAAAGTTCGCCGTCAGCGGCACCTGGCAACAGCCACGGCTTGACGGCAGCGGAGTGCTTGATATCAAGCGTCTGGTGATTGACGAATGGGGTATCGACATCAACAACAGCCAGGTGACGCTGAACAGCCGGCAAGATCAGCTCAGCCTGTCGGGCAAACTGCATCACCGGCAAGGGGCGTTAACGCTAAGCGGAAAATCGTCCCTGGCGGCGCCTTTTTCCGCCGAGCTTGCGCTTGAGGGGCAGGAGGTCAGCTTGAACAGCAGCCAGGATCATCAGCTGGTAGTGTCGCCGCAATTGCAGCTGCATTACCAACAGCAGCACCTTGATGTGAAAGGCAAGATAGCGATAGAGCAGGCGGATATCATAGTTACAGGGCTGCTTGACCGGGCGGTGGCGGTTTCCGAAGATCAGCAGCTTGTTGGCGAGCCGGCCGATACCGTTTCACCTTATGGCTATCAGCTGGATATCAAGCTGGTTGCCGGCGATAAGGTCAGGATCCGCGGCTTGGGCTTAAAAAGCGGAATAACCGGGATGTTGACAGCACAAGCGCAAACGGGCCAGCCGCCGGCGCTTTACGGGCAGCTGGACTTAACCGGGGGAAAATTTGAAGTGTATAAACAAACGCTGGATATTGTCCGCGGTCAGTTGCTGTTTCTCGGTGCTGCCGATAATCCCGGGATACAATTTCAGGCGACGCGCAATATTGATGATCTCACGGTAGGGGTTATTGTCGATGGTACCGCCAATAAGCCGCGCTTGCGGCTGTTTTCATCACCGGCAATGGCGCAAGAAAATGTTTTATCCTTATTGATCACCGGGCGCGCCATAGGTTCGTTGTCGCAAAACGAAGGCAGCGCTTTGGCCAATGCCGCCATCGGCCTGGGGATTGAGGGCGCCAACAAGCTGGTGCAAAAAATCGGCGATCAACTGGGCATCGACAGTCTCTGGCTGTCGAGTAAACATGTCGGTAACGGGACCCGGGTCGATATTGGCGCGAAAATCAACAGTCGGCTTAATGTCCGTTATGGTACCGGCATCGACGCCGATAATGATATCGAAGCCGGATGGATCATCGAATACCGGCTGTCGCCGGGCATTTCATTAGAAGCGATCAGCGGTGATGAAATCAGTACCAGTATCAATTATAAAAAGCAGTTTGGCGGTACAAAAGACAAACAAGAAAAGTGA
- a CDS encoding autotransporter assembly complex protein TamA, giving the protein MKQFPAKSVIRFFFLFSPLFLLCVFPVTALSSDTPATGTALKITGVDGPIKANIKSHLALVDNVLPASALGFPRSDAFILDKTRQALQALGYYRPEIRITEKGLGKTLEIDRRQPVRWRNIELNLICVQPYPELEQMFNRPPLKRGEIVHHGDYEKFKSAVRQQALELGLLASTFTVSQLNVDVAEAYADIRWLFDCGPDYVVNRVTFSGTALSETLLGKFVSVRSGQRYRQSQVIASQQALTRSEFFKSVTVEQNVDHLARQADIDFFALDQDKYELKSLLGYGTDTKGKLGVSWQNRRANDRGHHYLLRLDLNQVIANSADITTSFQYKIPLGREKSQWINLVGYQRENDDFADSEVITLESRLLRQNNAFWSSQWAITLARELLAIAGGSTQSLIYAVPSWQLKYYSVADPFSADAGWFWQSQLRFSHDHLSDPELAFMQMEQRVKRIWRLSSRWRMMMRGQLGITWMDTETFNTAMPSDYRFFAGGDVSVRGFGYQSLSPVDEQNELLGGKHLLAASIEFDYLFHRDYRWAVFADQGNAFNHWRDRQLQKSVGTGLRWVTPVGAIRLDVAKALDGNKGWRLHITIGPDL; this is encoded by the coding sequence ATGAAACAGTTCCCGGCAAAATCCGTTATACGCTTTTTTTTTCTTTTCTCCCCTTTGTTTTTGCTGTGTGTTTTTCCTGTGACGGCATTGTCCAGTGATACGCCAGCCACAGGCACTGCTCTTAAGATCACCGGTGTCGACGGCCCGATCAAAGCCAATATCAAATCCCACCTGGCCCTGGTTGACAATGTTTTGCCCGCGTCTGCGCTGGGATTTCCGCGCTCCGATGCCTTCATTCTCGATAAAACCAGGCAGGCATTGCAGGCATTGGGTTATTACCGGCCGGAGATCCGTATCACAGAGAAAGGTTTGGGCAAAACCTTAGAGATTGACCGCCGCCAGCCGGTGCGCTGGCGCAATATCGAACTCAATCTCATATGCGTGCAGCCTTACCCCGAATTAGAGCAGATGTTCAACCGGCCGCCTTTGAAACGCGGGGAAATCGTACACCACGGCGATTATGAAAAGTTCAAGTCAGCTGTCCGCCAGCAGGCGCTTGAGCTGGGATTGCTGGCGTCAACATTTACCGTCAGCCAGCTGAATGTCGATGTCGCAGAAGCTTATGCCGATATCCGCTGGCTGTTTGATTGCGGACCCGATTATGTTGTTAACCGGGTGACTTTTTCCGGTACGGCGCTGTCTGAGACGCTGCTTGGCAAGTTTGTGTCTGTCCGGTCCGGGCAGCGCTATCGCCAGAGCCAGGTGATCGCCAGTCAACAGGCGCTGACCCGCTCGGAATTTTTTAAATCTGTCACCGTAGAGCAAAATGTCGATCACTTGGCCAGGCAGGCCGATATTGACTTCTTTGCCCTGGATCAGGATAAATACGAACTTAAGAGCCTGCTCGGTTACGGCACGGATACCAAAGGAAAACTGGGCGTTAGCTGGCAAAACCGGCGGGCGAACGACCGGGGCCACCATTACCTGCTGCGCCTGGATTTAAACCAGGTTATCGCCAACAGCGCCGATATCACCACCAGTTTTCAGTACAAGATCCCCCTGGGACGGGAAAAAAGCCAGTGGATAAACCTGGTCGGCTATCAACGGGAAAACGATGATTTTGCCGACAGTGAAGTGATCACGCTGGAGTCGCGCCTGCTCAGGCAAAATAACGCCTTTTGGTCCAGCCAGTGGGCCATCACCCTGGCCCGCGAACTGCTGGCGATAGCCGGCGGCAGTACCCAGTCGCTGATTTATGCTGTGCCTTCCTGGCAATTGAAGTACTACAGCGTGGCCGATCCTTTCAGCGCCGACGCCGGTTGGTTTTGGCAAAGCCAATTGAGGTTCAGCCATGATCATCTCAGTGATCCCGAGCTGGCTTTTATGCAAATGGAGCAAAGGGTTAAGCGCATCTGGCGTTTAAGCAGTCGCTGGCGCATGATGATGCGCGGCCAGCTCGGCATCACCTGGATGGATACCGAGACCTTTAATACCGCTATGCCCTCTGACTACCGTTTTTTTGCCGGGGGAGATGTGTCGGTCAGGGGCTTTGGCTATCAGAGCCTGTCGCCGGTAGATGAGCAAAACGAGTTACTCGGAGGCAAGCATTTACTGGCCGCCAGCATTGAATTTGACTACTTGTTTCACCGGGATTACCGCTGGGCGGTTTTTGCCGATCAGGGCAATGCGTTTAATCACTGGCGCGATCGGCAGCTGCAAAAGTCTGTCGGCACCGGACTGCGCTGGGTCACACCGGTAGGTGCAATCCGTTTGGATGTTGCCAAAGCGCTCGATGGCAATAAAGGCTGGCGGCTGCATATCACCATAGGGCCGGACTTGTGA
- a CDS encoding phosphate-starvation-inducible PsiE family protein codes for MISEKVREYFDKVVDTVFAIILIFIMLGIAIGTFQLFFTAWTLLALEGITGHYIDIIADVLTLYVLIELSKSLVEYFNTQRLRLTFILDAAIVFILREVLISLFKHELKPEMLYALSVFLLVLGGLRIGSVLLYEREKHIA; via the coding sequence ATGATCAGTGAAAAAGTGCGGGAATATTTTGACAAGGTCGTCGACACCGTTTTTGCCATCATTCTTATCTTTATTATGTTAGGAATCGCGATAGGCACATTTCAGCTCTTTTTTACCGCCTGGACGCTGTTGGCCCTTGAGGGGATAACCGGACATTACATCGATATTATCGCCGATGTGTTGACCTTATATGTCTTGATCGAGCTGTCGAAATCTCTTGTCGAGTATTTCAATACGCAAAGGCTTCGGCTTACCTTTATCCTTGATGCCGCCATTGTGTTTATATTGCGCGAAGTGCTTATCTCTTTGTTTAAGCATGAACTTAAACCTGAAATGCTATATGCATTGTCGGTTTTTTTATTGGTGCTTGGCGGCCTTCGTATCGGCTCTGTGTTGTTGTACGAGCGTGAAAAACATATTGCCTGA
- a CDS encoding mechanosensitive ion channel family protein → MSNWSNIYQNVHHFIALVFENKFILTLLLVGIFFIIKWLIVKRIIRKSTEGKRLQINMVNNLFTLLVILLIFNIWSDEIQKFALSIAAFIVAIVLATREFIQCFIGFVYLLSSRPFRIGDWVQVGNYYGEIHSTDWAKLTLLEVNINDYQYTGKTLYLPNSQLITSAIKNLNFLKRYAMHHFTLVRDDSVNPFEFIDSLYEKANLYCDDFKDVAIRYNQLIESRLDITIAGPEPHIQVATSDLGHTQVFFTIFCPTERAMEIEQKLTQDFMRLWFERKALIPADAK, encoded by the coding sequence ATGAGCAACTGGTCAAATATTTATCAAAACGTGCATCACTTTATCGCTTTGGTCTTTGAAAATAAATTCATCCTTACTTTATTGCTGGTCGGCATTTTTTTCATCATCAAATGGTTAATCGTAAAAAGAATCATACGTAAGTCAACAGAGGGAAAAAGGCTACAAATTAATATGGTGAACAATCTGTTCACCTTGTTGGTTATATTGCTGATTTTTAATATTTGGTCCGATGAGATTCAAAAGTTTGCCTTGTCCATCGCCGCCTTTATTGTCGCGATTGTCCTGGCGACCCGGGAGTTTATCCAGTGTTTTATTGGCTTCGTTTATCTTTTATCCAGCCGCCCGTTTCGCATCGGCGACTGGGTACAGGTGGGGAATTATTATGGTGAAATTCACTCTACCGACTGGGCTAAACTAACCCTGCTGGAAGTGAATATCAACGATTATCAATATACGGGAAAAACCCTGTATTTACCCAACAGCCAGTTGATCACTTCCGCCATTAAAAATTTAAATTTTCTTAAGCGTTATGCCATGCATCATTTCACCTTAGTGCGTGATGACAGTGTCAATCCTTTTGAATTTATTGATAGCCTTTATGAAAAGGCAAATTTGTATTGTGACGACTTTAAAGATGTGGCGATTCGCTATAATCAATTGATTGAAAGCCGTCTGGATATCACCATTGCCGGCCCTGAGCCTCATATCCAGGTTGCCACTTCTGATCTGGGCCATACCCAGGTCTTTTTTACTATTTTCTGCCCTACCGAAAGGGCGATGGAGATAGAGCAAAAGTTGACCCAGGATTTTATGCGCCTGTGGTTTGAAAGAAAAGCCCTGATTCCGGCAGATGCGAAGTAG
- a CDS encoding MlaC/ttg2D family ABC transporter substrate-binding protein, which yields MKKRSYFVVDLVVIAFVILSLFISTIVIAAADTPENKVKQTFERIELSLATLKRTNAMTTANIRQVLREHLLPEIDSRFFTYKVLNKNLFKLSDELKGEYIQALSAQLINTYAHLLSKYNNEVIAVGKSQLSKSGKMAMVNITINGQEKSYKAVLKLIQSGEGGWYFFDIIIEGISLLQTKQNELNASFNRLGAAETLLHLKDINQKASTANH from the coding sequence ATGAAAAAAAGATCTTACTTTGTTGTTGATTTGGTGGTTATTGCGTTCGTTATTTTAAGTTTGTTTATTTCGACCATAGTCATAGCGGCTGCGGATACTCCCGAGAACAAGGTAAAACAGACATTTGAGCGCATAGAATTGTCCTTGGCGACATTAAAGCGCACTAATGCCATGACCACAGCCAATATCAGGCAGGTATTGCGCGAACATCTTCTGCCTGAAATCGACAGTCGTTTTTTTACCTATAAGGTGCTGAATAAAAACTTATTTAAGCTCTCCGATGAGCTAAAAGGAGAGTATATTCAGGCATTATCAGCCCAGTTGATCAATACCTATGCTCACTTGTTGAGTAAATATAATAACGAGGTCATCGCAGTGGGCAAGAGCCAGCTTTCTAAAAGCGGCAAGATGGCGATGGTAAACATCACGATTAACGGACAGGAAAAAAGCTATAAAGCCGTGCTAAAGTTAATTCAATCAGGCGAAGGCGGTTGGTATTTTTTTGACATTATCATTGAAGGCATCAGTTTATTGCAAACGAAACAAAATGAACTGAACGCAAGTTTTAACCGCTTAGGAGCAGCAGAGACATTATTGCATTTAAAAGACATTAACCAAAAAGCATCAACAGCAAACCATTAG
- a CDS encoding ATP-dependent zinc protease, translating into MSNKIIIGRLESIALPELAIDDLQVRIDTGAQTSSLHVDNITKIIKNDKPCVRFDLHPDVHNVETIVSCTAPISDIRKVKSSNGTSEQRYVITTPITLGKDTWPIEITLTDRSDMSYLMLFGREAIGERFLVDPSKVFINS; encoded by the coding sequence ATGAGTAATAAAATAATTATTGGCCGGCTGGAGTCGATAGCTCTGCCTGAGCTGGCAATTGATGACCTGCAGGTGAGAATTGATACCGGCGCACAGACATCTTCCTTACATGTCGATAACATCACCAAGATCATTAAAAATGATAAGCCCTGTGTCAGGTTCGACCTGCATCCGGATGTGCATAATGTCGAGACTATTGTCAGCTGCACAGCGCCGATCAGCGATATCAGAAAAGTGAAATCATCCAACGGCACTTCCGAGCAGAGGTATGTGATCACAACCCCGATCACTTTAGGGAAAGATACCTGGCCGATAGAAATTACCTTAACAGACCGCTCTGACATGAGTTATCTGATGTTATTCGGGCGGGAGGCGATCGGGGAAAGGTTTCTCGTCGACCCCTCCAAGGTTTTTATCAACTCGTAA
- a CDS encoding succinylglutamate desuccinylase/aspartoacylase family protein: MEPLRIGEFELLPGENRKIELPVAKLYTDASVSLPVHIIRAKKPGPTVFISAAVHGDELNGIEIIRRLVSQKHFKISRGTLIAVPMVNVYGVVNQSRYMPDRRDLNRCFPGSAKGSLAGRVAHIFLNEIVRHCDYGIDLHTGAIHRSNLPQIRADMSDEETKLLAEVFGVPVILNADLRDGSLREAAVKLKTRVLLYEAGEALRFDEFSIRAGIKGIQNILHHLNMVRKSSSKKKTLAPFIANGSQWLRANASGIVHNRVDLGDHISKGQVLAEIGSPYGDIIDVVKASRSGILIGKQNIPLVQEGEAMFHIAYFSEDNEEIVEQIETVQELLLPELDGNQPET; encoded by the coding sequence ATGGAACCATTACGTATTGGTGAATTTGAGCTTTTGCCCGGCGAAAATCGAAAAATTGAATTGCCGGTAGCCAAACTGTACACAGATGCCAGTGTCTCACTGCCTGTGCATATTATTCGCGCAAAGAAACCCGGGCCGACGGTCTTTATCAGCGCCGCGGTACATGGCGATGAACTCAACGGTATCGAGATTATCCGGCGGTTGGTCAGCCAGAAGCATTTTAAAATCAGCCGGGGTACTCTGATAGCTGTGCCTATGGTCAATGTGTACGGTGTGGTCAACCAAAGCCGTTATATGCCGGACAGGCGGGATCTTAACCGCTGTTTCCCCGGTTCGGCCAAAGGGTCGCTGGCGGGGCGGGTTGCGCATATTTTCCTAAATGAAATTGTCAGGCATTGCGATTATGGTATCGATCTGCACACCGGGGCCATTCACCGCTCTAATTTACCGCAGATCAGGGCGGATATGTCCGATGAAGAAACCAAGCTGCTGGCTGAAGTCTTCGGGGTGCCGGTGATTTTAAATGCCGATTTGCGCGACGGCTCTTTAAGGGAAGCCGCGGTAAAACTGAAGACCAGGGTATTGTTATATGAAGCCGGGGAAGCCTTGCGTTTCGATGAATTTTCAATTCGGGCCGGCATTAAGGGTATACAGAATATTCTGCACCATTTGAATATGGTGCGTAAGTCGTCTTCGAAAAAGAAAACGCTGGCGCCTTTTATCGCCAACGGCAGCCAATGGCTCAGGGCCAATGCCAGCGGCATAGTGCATAATAGAGTTGATTTGGGAGATCACATTAGCAAAGGGCAGGTATTGGCGGAAATCGGCAGTCCCTATGGCGATATTATTGATGTCGTTAAAGCCAGCCGTTCGGGGATCCTGATCGGCAAACAAAACATTCCGCTGGTCCAGGAAGGGGAAGCCATGTTTCATATCGCCTATTTTAGCGAAGACAATGAAGAAATTGTTGAACAGATAGAAACGGTGCAAGAGTTGTTGTTGCCGGAACTTGATGGCAATCAACCGGAAACATAA
- the rimK gene encoding 30S ribosomal protein S6--L-glutamate ligase produces MKIAILSRNSNLYSTRRLKEAGEAKGHQVDVIDTLHCYMDITSSRPTVRYHGEELPLYDAVIPRIGASITFYGTAVARQFEMMGTFNVNESVAISRSRDKLRSLQLLSRKGIGLPRTGFASKPDNIKDLIKNVGGAPVVVKLLEGTQGIGVVLADTAKAAESIIEAFMGLKANILVQEFIKEAGGADIRCLVVGDRVVAAMKRQGAEGEFRSNLHRGGTAEVIKLSRQERETAVNAAKAMGLNFCGVDLLRSQSGPMVMEVNSSPGLEGIETATGKDVAGMIFDFIEKKAKPNSNKTRGKG; encoded by the coding sequence ATGAAAATTGCCATATTATCAAGGAATTCAAACCTTTATTCAACCCGGCGTTTAAAGGAAGCGGGGGAGGCCAAAGGCCATCAGGTCGATGTGATCGATACGTTACATTGTTATATGGACATTACCAGCAGCCGTCCTACCGTGCGGTATCACGGGGAGGAGCTTCCCCTCTATGATGCCGTTATCCCGCGTATCGGGGCCTCGATAACCTTTTACGGCACCGCGGTGGCGCGGCAATTTGAAATGATGGGCACTTTTAATGTTAATGAATCGGTGGCAATCAGCCGCTCGCGCGATAAATTACGTTCATTGCAGCTTTTATCCCGCAAAGGCATAGGTTTGCCCAGAACCGGCTTTGCCAGTAAACCCGACAACATTAAAGATTTGATCAAAAATGTCGGCGGCGCGCCTGTGGTGGTTAAATTGCTCGAAGGTACGCAGGGCATCGGCGTGGTACTGGCCGATACCGCCAAGGCGGCAGAGTCTATTATTGAAGCCTTTATGGGATTAAAGGCCAATATTTTAGTGCAGGAATTTATCAAGGAAGCGGGCGGGGCTGACATACGTTGCCTGGTGGTCGGTGACCGTGTCGTTGCCGCGATGAAACGCCAGGGCGCAGAAGGTGAATTTCGCTCTAACCTGCACCGGGGGGGGACGGCCGAGGTCATTAAATTATCCAGGCAAGAAAGGGAAACGGCGGTGAATGCCGCCAAGGCTATGGGGCTGAACTTCTGCGGCGTTGACTTGCTCCGTTCGCAAAGCGGTCCTATGGTGATGGAAGTTAACTCTTCGCCCGGACTGGAGGGCATTGAGACGGCCACGGGAAAAGATGTTGCCGGTATGATATTTGACTTTATTGAAAAGAAAGCCAAACCTAATAGCAATAAAACCCGCGGTAAAGGGTAA
- a CDS encoding LysR family transcriptional regulator, with protein MKIELLKTFLEVSRTLHFRIAAENLFITQSAVSARIKLLEDELGVLLFDRTQKHLALTAEGHRLIKHANEIIFMWQKTKQDVSIAENETRQLVIASMMSIWDIALQDWLQKIHRNIDDISLLTNTYSPIELRKSVLNRVVDIAFLFEPPYVEDLITEKVATVPLQLVATEPGNIKETFSLDNYIMVDYGEAVNSQHMREFQDAPAAKHFMSQPRIALNFILDAGGCAYLPSQMTFEYIQAGKLFIIEEAPVYSRDIFAVYLTKSQKVEVIEQAIQLFPSVTV; from the coding sequence ATGAAAATAGAGTTACTGAAAACCTTTCTGGAAGTCAGCCGTACCTTACATTTCCGGATTGCCGCGGAAAATTTATTTATCACCCAGTCGGCCGTCAGCGCGCGGATAAAACTGCTCGAAGACGAACTCGGGGTGCTGTTGTTTGATCGCACGCAAAAGCATTTGGCCCTGACCGCAGAAGGTCACCGCTTGATTAAACACGCCAATGAAATCATTTTTATGTGGCAAAAAACCAAGCAGGATGTCAGTATCGCAGAAAACGAGACCCGGCAACTGGTAATTGCCTCCATGATGTCTATCTGGGATATTGCCTTGCAGGACTGGCTGCAAAAAATTCACCGCAATATCGACGATATCAGCCTGCTCACCAATACCTATTCGCCGATAGAATTGCGAAAAAGTGTCCTCAACCGGGTGGTTGATATCGCCTTTTTATTTGAACCTCCCTATGTGGAAGATTTGATCACGGAAAAAGTCGCCACGGTCCCCTTGCAGCTGGTGGCGACCGAACCCGGCAATATCAAAGAAACCTTTTCTTTGGATAATTACATTATGGTGGATTACGGTGAAGCAGTGAACAGCCAGCATATGCGGGAATTTCAAGATGCTCCTGCGGCCAAGCACTTTATGAGCCAGCCGCGTATCGCCTTGAATTTTATTCTCGATGCCGGCGGCTGCGCCTACCTGCCCAGCCAAATGACTTTTGAATATATCCAGGCCGGTAAACTCTTTATTATTGAAGAAGCGCCGGTATATTCCCGGGACATATTTGCGGTTTATTTGACCAAAAGCCAAAAAGTCGAAGTAATCGAGCAGGCTATACAGCTGTTTCCTTCTGTAACCGTTTAA